From Planctomycetia bacterium, a single genomic window includes:
- a CDS encoding DUF1080 domain-containing protein: MFARLGLLLITALTLAASAATVRAADPEEGFIWMFDGKSLEGWDGDPKFWSVGDGGAITGRTTAENPTKGNTFLIYRKAEVADFEFRCEFKIIGGNSGIQYRSEEVAKWVIKGYQADFDAGGGWTGSLYEEKGRGILAKRGNKVLVPAGGKPENKESIVTEKEVVDSVKKEDWNSYTILAEGNHLIQKVNGITTVDLVDEDDKAGKKSGLLALQLHAGPPMTVEFRNIRIRHIKSAKPVEKVSKRLAPPAGEGKKIVFVAGKPSHGYGAHEHNAGCILLAKELEKALPNYKTVVYRNGWPTEAGAFDGANAIIMYCDGGGGHMVNAHLEEVDALAKKGVGIVCIHYGVEVPADPAGKKFLEWIGGYFEANWSVNPHWTPKFDKLPEHAITRGVKPFSINDEWYYHMRFRPELQGVTPILSALPGPDTLTRPDGAHSGNPNVRKAVAAGEIQHMAWASENAGGGRGFGFTGGHDHWNWGCPDFLKIVLNAIVWTAHGEVPAEGVVAPTVTLAELEKNQDYPAPANFNRETVIKKINAAGGKADGE, translated from the coding sequence ATGTTCGCACGCCTCGGCCTACTACTGATCACGGCGCTCACGCTCGCCGCTTCCGCTGCGACCGTTCGCGCAGCGGATCCCGAAGAGGGATTCATTTGGATGTTCGACGGTAAGTCGCTCGAAGGTTGGGACGGCGATCCGAAATTCTGGAGCGTCGGCGACGGCGGAGCGATCACCGGCCGCACGACTGCGGAGAACCCGACTAAAGGAAACACGTTCCTGATCTATCGCAAGGCCGAAGTCGCCGACTTCGAGTTCCGTTGCGAATTCAAAATCATCGGCGGCAACTCCGGCATTCAATATAGGAGCGAAGAAGTCGCGAAGTGGGTCATCAAGGGATACCAAGCCGACTTCGACGCCGGCGGCGGATGGACCGGGTCGCTCTATGAAGAGAAGGGGCGCGGCATTCTCGCCAAGCGCGGCAACAAGGTCTTGGTTCCTGCCGGCGGCAAACCGGAGAACAAAGAATCGATCGTGACCGAGAAGGAAGTCGTCGATTCGGTGAAGAAGGAAGATTGGAATTCCTACACGATCCTCGCCGAAGGAAACCATCTGATCCAAAAGGTCAACGGCATCACGACCGTCGATCTCGTCGATGAAGACGATAAGGCCGGCAAGAAGTCGGGCCTGCTCGCGTTGCAATTGCACGCCGGCCCGCCGATGACCGTCGAGTTCCGCAACATTCGGATTCGCCACATCAAATCCGCCAAGCCGGTAGAGAAAGTCTCGAAGCGCCTCGCTCCGCCTGCGGGCGAAGGAAAGAAGATCGTCTTCGTCGCCGGCAAGCCGAGCCACGGCTACGGGGCGCACGAACACAACGCGGGCTGCATTCTCCTCGCGAAGGAACTCGAGAAGGCGTTGCCGAATTATAAGACGGTCGTCTATCGCAACGGCTGGCCGACCGAAGCCGGCGCCTTCGACGGTGCCAACGCAATCATCATGTATTGCGACGGCGGTGGCGGACACATGGTGAACGCCCACTTGGAAGAAGTCGACGCGCTGGCGAAGAAGGGGGTCGGCATCGTTTGCATCCATTACGGCGTCGAAGTCCCGGCCGATCCGGCAGGGAAGAAGTTCTTGGAATGGATCGGCGGTTACTTCGAGGCCAATTGGTCGGTCAATCCTCACTGGACTCCGAAGTTCGACAAGCTGCCCGAGCACGCGATCACGCGCGGCGTGAAACCGTTTTCGATCAACGACGAATGGTATTACCACATGCGCTTTCGCCCCGAGCTGCAAGGGGTGACGCCGATCCTCTCGGCGCTGCCGGGCCCGGACACGTTGACGCGCCCCGATGGTGCGCATAGCGGCAACCCGAACGTTCGTAAGGCGGTCGCGGCCGGCGAGATTCAGCACATGGCTTGGGCTTCGGAAAACGCCGGCGGCGGTCGCGGCTTCGGCTTCACCGGCGGTCACGATCATTGGAACTGGGGCTGTCCCGACTTCTTGAAGATCGTGCTCAATGCGATCGTTTGGACCGCGCACGGCGAAGTGCCGGCGGAAGGGGTCGTCGCGCCGACGGTGACGCTCGCCGAGCTTGAGAAAAACCAAGACTATCCGGCTCCCGCCAACTTCAATCGCGAGACGGTGATCAAGAAGATCAACGCTGCCGGCGGCAAAGCCGACGGGGAATAA
- a CDS encoding sigma-70 family RNA polymerase sigma factor, whose translation MVTATLPLQRIARVSARTLGEWTDEELLASYRDAGNRAAFDQLVHRYERELYSYLRRFLNDQAAAEDAFQATFLQVHLKCKQFEADRKVRPWLYTIATNQAIDLQRRTKRHKLVSLDRRERENADDDVGSLLNLLESREAAPQANLESGEREEWVRGAVGELPEQLRSAVNMIYYQGLKYREAADRLNVPVGTVKSRLHTAVLKLNEAFQEAHLS comes from the coding sequence ATGGTTACAGCAACACTGCCCCTGCAACGAATCGCTCGCGTATCGGCTCGGACGCTGGGAGAATGGACCGATGAGGAATTGCTGGCATCGTATCGCGATGCCGGTAACCGCGCGGCCTTCGACCAGCTTGTCCATCGCTACGAGCGCGAACTGTACAGCTACCTTCGCCGATTCTTGAACGATCAAGCGGCGGCGGAAGATGCCTTTCAAGCGACTTTTCTCCAAGTCCACTTGAAGTGCAAGCAGTTCGAAGCCGATCGTAAGGTTCGTCCGTGGCTGTATACGATTGCGACGAATCAAGCGATCGACCTTCAGCGCCGCACGAAGCGCCACAAGTTGGTAAGCTTGGACCGACGCGAGCGCGAAAACGCCGACGACGATGTGGGCTCGCTGTTGAACTTGCTGGAAAGCCGCGAGGCCGCTCCGCAAGCCAACCTCGAGTCGGGCGAGCGGGAAGAGTGGGTGCGCGGTGCCGTCGGCGAACTGCCGGAGCAGTTGCGCTCAGCCGTGAATATGATCTACTACCAGGGACTCAAGTATCGGGAAGCCGCCGATCGGTTGAACGTGCCGGTCGGCACCGTCAAGAGCCGCTTGCACACGGCAGTGCTCAAGCTCAACGAGGCCTTCCAAGAGGCCCACCTATCGTAA
- a CDS encoding methyltransferase domain-containing protein — MLSRVLEPEAMDTLDEARDYDAIDHRDVNRLFAADVLAALQQAGLLSTDQGCHVIDIGTGTARIPIELVRQAREAGVGRGLIVAAVDLAAEMLVVAKENVAAAGMADVIRLERLDVKTLPYPDERFAAVLSNSIVHHIPDPAEAIAEAVRVTRPGGLLFFRDLRRPRDAAELERLVTLHTAGSSPTQRELFAASLRAALTVDEIGEIVAALGFPAAEVRATSDRHWTWRSTKP; from the coding sequence ATGCTCTCCCGCGTTCTCGAACCCGAAGCGATGGACACGCTTGACGAAGCGCGCGACTACGATGCGATCGATCATCGCGATGTCAATCGACTCTTCGCCGCCGACGTGCTCGCTGCTTTGCAACAGGCAGGACTCTTATCTACGGACCAAGGTTGCCATGTCATCGACATCGGCACCGGCACGGCGCGGATACCGATCGAGCTCGTGCGGCAAGCGCGTGAAGCCGGCGTCGGCCGAGGCTTGATCGTCGCCGCGGTCGATCTCGCGGCCGAGATGCTCGTGGTCGCGAAGGAGAACGTCGCCGCGGCCGGCATGGCCGATGTGATTCGCTTGGAACGACTCGACGTCAAGACGCTGCCGTATCCTGACGAGCGCTTCGCGGCCGTCCTTTCCAACAGCATCGTGCATCACATTCCCGACCCGGCGGAAGCGATCGCCGAAGCGGTTCGCGTCACGCGCCCCGGCGGCTTGCTCTTCTTTCGCGATCTCCGCCGACCTCGCGATGCCGCTGAGCTGGAGCGCTTGGTCACTTTGCACACCGCCGGCTCGAGTCCGACGCAGCGCGAGCTGTTTGCCGCGTCGCTGCGTGCGGCGCTCACCGTCGACGAGATCGGGGAGATCGTCGCTGCGTTGGGATTTCCCGCCGCCGAGGTGCGTGCGACGAGCGACCGGCATTGGACATGGCGTTCGACGAAGCCGTAG